A genome region from Methylobacterium sp. FF17 includes the following:
- a CDS encoding methyl-accepting chemotaxis protein: MLQAVSIRSKLVLAFAVMVALVMALTTLAFHQARVLHETGADVAELRLPATQILGRIQALTLRVRINGGRLLAAKTDNQVAEAKLLLDQRLAELQQQQALYRELPASVEAQATYAGFERAWNGYLALHEAAVVMTENDDLAGAVRSYDGEMSDGIRTVIAELNKLNALIEAAAKASVAQANAAYEAGTLQMLGFLALAVLLAVGAVSLLILEVSRPLTRMTGAMHRLATGDTAASIPGTGRRDEIGAMAAAVQVFKDNLIRTHALEAETAEARAGAEAQRKAAMRDMADEFQGAVGGIIASVTAAAGQLQATARSMTETATDTAGQSGTVALAAQDAAANVHAVSAAAEELGSSVEEISRQVDGSSRLARSAVNEADETAGLVQALSASAVRINDVVAMISTIAAQTNLLALNATIEAARAGEAGRGFAVVAAEVKELANQTARATDEVAGQIGQIQASTAQAVTAISGIATRIREINGVATSISAAVEEQGAATQEIVRNVSCAASGTGAVTAGISRVAGAAGKTGEAADDVLSAASDLSGQSRKLDTEVARFLASLRAA; the protein is encoded by the coding sequence ATGCTGCAAGCTGTCTCGATCAGGTCGAAGCTGGTCCTGGCCTTCGCTGTCATGGTTGCTCTGGTGATGGCGCTCACCACGCTAGCCTTCCATCAGGCGCGGGTGCTGCACGAGACGGGAGCGGATGTTGCCGAGTTGCGGTTGCCGGCTACACAAATTCTCGGCCGGATCCAGGCGCTGACGCTTCGGGTCCGGATCAATGGAGGCCGCCTCCTCGCGGCCAAGACGGACAATCAGGTCGCGGAAGCCAAGCTCCTGCTCGACCAGCGCCTCGCCGAACTGCAGCAGCAACAGGCGCTGTATCGCGAGCTGCCTGCCTCGGTGGAGGCGCAAGCGACCTATGCGGGCTTCGAACGGGCCTGGAACGGCTATCTGGCACTGCATGAGGCGGCGGTGGTCATGACCGAGAACGACGACCTCGCCGGAGCCGTGCGCAGCTACGACGGGGAGATGTCCGATGGCATCCGCACGGTGATCGCCGAGTTGAACAAGCTCAACGCGCTGATCGAAGCGGCGGCGAAGGCCAGCGTCGCGCAGGCAAATGCCGCCTACGAGGCCGGCACGCTGCAGATGTTGGGGTTCCTCGCCCTCGCGGTGCTGCTGGCGGTCGGCGCAGTGTCCCTCCTCATCCTCGAGGTCAGCCGGCCCCTGACCCGTATGACCGGCGCGATGCACCGCCTCGCCACGGGCGACACCGCCGCGTCGATCCCGGGAACGGGCCGCCGGGACGAGATCGGCGCCATGGCGGCGGCCGTGCAGGTCTTCAAGGACAACCTGATCCGCACCCATGCCTTGGAGGCCGAGACGGCGGAGGCGCGTGCCGGCGCCGAGGCGCAGCGCAAGGCCGCCATGCGGGATATGGCCGACGAGTTCCAGGGGGCGGTCGGCGGCATCATCGCCTCCGTCACGGCGGCGGCGGGGCAATTGCAGGCGACGGCGCGGAGCATGACCGAGACCGCCACCGATACGGCCGGGCAATCCGGCACCGTCGCGTTGGCGGCGCAGGACGCCGCCGCCAACGTTCATGCGGTGTCCGCCGCGGCGGAGGAACTCGGCTCATCGGTCGAGGAGATCAGCCGCCAGGTGGACGGCTCGTCCCGGCTGGCACGCTCGGCGGTGAACGAGGCGGACGAGACGGCCGGCCTGGTGCAGGCCCTGAGCGCCTCGGCCGTGCGCATCAACGACGTGGTGGCGATGATCTCGACCATTGCCGCCCAGACCAATCTGCTCGCGCTCAACGCCACCATCGAGGCGGCCCGCGCCGGCGAAGCGGGGCGCGGCTTCGCGGTGGTGGCCGCCGAGGTGAAGGAACTCGCCAACCAGACCGCGCGGGCGACCGACGAGGTCGCCGGGCAGATCGGTCAGATCCAGGCCTCCACGGCGCAGGCCGTCACGGCGATCAGCGGGATCGCGACCCGCATCCGGGAGATCAACGGGGTCGCGACCTCGATCTCGGCGGCCGTCGAGGAGCAGGGCGCCGCCACCCAGGAGATCGTGCGCAACGTCTCTTGCGCTGCGTCGGGCACCGGGGCTGTCACCGCCGGCATCTCGCGGGTGGCGGGCGCCGCCGGGAAGACCGGCGAGGCGGCCGACGACGTCCTGTCTGCCGCATCCGACCTCTCCGGCCAGTCCCGCAAGCTCGATACCGAGGTCGCTCGCTTCCTCGCTTCGCTGCGGGCCGCCTGA
- a CDS encoding methyl-accepting chemotaxis protein, which translates to MSTGFLSSLRARIVLVALAPCLAFAVVAGLAIADRWSERTRMMQVQDLAGLAGRISAFVHEAQRERGASNLFLGSKGTQFRAELDTQRRRTDESRTSLDAAAGLDPNTFGPGVARRQTALAGQIAAIAEHRRGVDALARTPAQNVALYSGVIASALDLVREMSQVAASVELAGRIASYSAFLSLKELAGQERATASAIISMGRSDLAGLERLTGLMAGQATYEALFRLGADPAGAALLDAAKASPAVREVERLRQGILDTLPGTPLAFTDAPAWFGFATQRIDGLKAIEDSLTTGLAGAAADARAAAERSATIWITAGLLTLTVSSGLAFAFGTAIARPLARIAAALTAIGRGADGGPIPTGGAREVRAIAAAAFDFRDSIAERRRISAEAEVLSQRAAAARREAMFELADRFETQAGGIVEAVSAASNQLETAAYALTQAASDTSSLSGAVAAVSQDNAATADTVAAATEELSASVREIGTRVETSTVVADEAERDAARMKGDVARLATAASSINEIVGLISSIAGQTNLLALNATIEAARAGEAGRGFAVVATEVKSLATQTARATEDIAAKVAEITHSTNASVETIAGISEVIQRLGHISGDIAAAVEQQGAATQEIARNTALASEGARAVSGHIVGVREAAEAARNGSSQVLSAASELAGQAASLRSQVDDFLAGVRAA; encoded by the coding sequence ATGTCCACCGGTTTCCTGTCTTCCCTTCGCGCCCGCATCGTTCTGGTTGCGCTGGCGCCCTGCCTCGCCTTCGCGGTGGTGGCGGGTCTCGCCATCGCCGATCGCTGGAGCGAGCGCACCCGCATGATGCAGGTGCAGGATCTCGCGGGCCTCGCGGGGCGGATCAGCGCGTTCGTGCACGAAGCGCAGCGCGAGCGCGGAGCCTCCAACCTGTTCCTGGGCTCGAAGGGCACCCAGTTCCGCGCCGAACTCGATACCCAGCGCCGGCGGACGGACGAGAGCCGGACCAGCCTCGACGCGGCGGCCGGCCTGGACCCGAACACGTTCGGTCCCGGCGTGGCGCGTCGCCAAACGGCGCTGGCCGGCCAGATCGCCGCGATCGCAGAGCACCGCAGAGGCGTCGACGCCCTCGCCCGCACCCCGGCCCAGAACGTCGCCCTCTATTCGGGCGTCATCGCCAGCGCCCTCGACCTCGTGCGCGAGATGTCCCAGGTGGCGGCAAGCGTCGAGCTTGCAGGCCGCATCGCGTCCTATTCCGCCTTCCTGTCGCTGAAGGAACTCGCCGGTCAGGAGCGCGCGACGGCCTCGGCGATCATCAGCATGGGGCGCAGCGACCTCGCCGGACTGGAACGCCTCACCGGCCTGATGGCCGGCCAGGCCACCTACGAAGCCCTGTTCCGCCTCGGCGCCGATCCGGCGGGTGCGGCCCTCCTCGATGCCGCCAAGGCGAGCCCGGCCGTGCGGGAGGTCGAGCGCCTGCGCCAGGGCATCCTCGACACGCTGCCCGGAACGCCCCTGGCCTTCACCGATGCCCCGGCCTGGTTCGGCTTCGCCACGCAGCGCATCGACGGGCTCAAGGCCATCGAGGACAGCCTCACCACGGGACTCGCCGGCGCCGCGGCGGATGCGCGGGCGGCCGCCGAACGCAGCGCGACGATCTGGATCACGGCCGGCCTTCTCACCCTCACGGTGTCCAGCGGGCTGGCCTTCGCCTTCGGAACCGCCATCGCGCGCCCGCTCGCCCGCATCGCGGCGGCCCTGACCGCCATCGGACGCGGGGCGGACGGCGGACCGATCCCGACCGGCGGCGCGCGCGAGGTCCGTGCCATCGCGGCAGCGGCCTTCGACTTCCGCGACAGCATCGCCGAGCGTCGCCGCATCAGTGCCGAGGCCGAGGTCCTGAGCCAGCGCGCGGCGGCCGCGCGCCGCGAGGCGATGTTCGAACTCGCCGACCGGTTCGAGACACAGGCCGGAGGCATCGTCGAGGCCGTTTCGGCGGCCTCCAACCAGCTCGAGACCGCCGCCTACGCCCTGACCCAGGCCGCCAGCGACACCTCGTCCCTCAGCGGCGCGGTGGCGGCGGTTTCCCAGGACAACGCCGCCACGGCCGACACGGTGGCGGCGGCCACGGAAGAGCTGAGCGCCTCCGTGCGCGAGATCGGCACCCGCGTCGAGACGTCGACCGTCGTCGCCGACGAGGCGGAGCGGGACGCCGCCCGGATGAAGGGGGATGTCGCACGCCTCGCCACGGCGGCGAGCAGCATCAACGAGATCGTCGGCCTGATCTCCAGCATCGCCGGACAGACCAACCTGCTCGCGCTGAACGCCACCATCGAGGCGGCCCGCGCCGGGGAGGCGGGGCGAGGCTTCGCCGTGGTGGCGACCGAGGTGAAGAGCCTTGCGACCCAAACCGCCCGCGCGACGGAGGACATCGCCGCGAAGGTCGCGGAGATCACGCACTCCACCAACGCTTCGGTGGAGACGATCGCGGGCATCAGCGAGGTGATCCAGCGCCTCGGACACATCTCGGGAGACATCGCAGCCGCCGTCGAGCAGCAGGGCGCGGCGACCCAGGAGATCGCCCGCAACACGGCGCTCGCGTCGGAAGGCGCCCGCGCCGTCTCGGGCCACATCGTCGGCGTGCGCGAGGCGGCGGAAGCGGCGCGGAACGGCTCGTCCCAGGTTCTGTCCGCCGCCAGCGAACTCGCCGGGCAGGCGGCGTCCTTGCGCAGCCAGGTCGACGACTTCCTGGCCGGCGTCCGGGCGGCCTGA
- a CDS encoding SNF2-related protein, producing MQVAARLIPRPHQVAASRAILAARAAGRSGFLLGDTTGLGKTLSVWSALAAMPEREILIVCPKGAMPQWRRTIALSGLADKAVTLTNYERTKALMAPPPVNRSRSTRARNNALARHGTPKRAWPLVVFDESHRLRNPYAQQSLVCRQIAQAAAFTVYLSATAGQAPHELSYLGRLLGEAAGQPSEALAEFRVLMQRLGIGRAKGRWTNWSWEANPHDCAVMADLLFKGAGAIGMRRRPADIAGWPEVQRELSPVALSPAERRLYDATWREFRREWGLLGGSTRKPAGWAADLRFRQKASLLRVAGTAAFADLLLEEGQQIAVSVAFLETGDALVEALRTAGWRADAITGTRSGEANEATRLAFQTGNLDAVIFTVTESISLHEGEMPGGERTRALIVHDLRHSAIQLAQIEGRCHRDGRQATVYYALAEGTVEESIAATVVARMASMEAMTGEDTTLLDAIAAAIGAIPEAAAP from the coding sequence ATGCAGGTTGCGGCACGACTGATCCCGCGCCCCCATCAGGTCGCGGCGAGCCGGGCAATCCTGGCCGCGCGCGCGGCGGGACGTTCCGGCTTCCTGCTCGGCGACACGACGGGACTCGGCAAGACGCTCTCGGTCTGGAGCGCGCTGGCGGCGATGCCCGAGCGCGAGATCCTCATCGTCTGCCCCAAGGGGGCGATGCCGCAATGGCGCCGGACCATCGCCCTCTCGGGTCTGGCCGACAAGGCGGTCACGCTCACGAACTACGAGCGCACCAAGGCTCTGATGGCGCCGCCCCCGGTGAATCGGAGCCGCTCGACGCGGGCCCGGAACAACGCGCTGGCCCGGCACGGGACGCCGAAGCGCGCCTGGCCCCTGGTCGTCTTCGACGAGAGCCATCGCCTGCGAAACCCCTATGCGCAGCAGAGCCTGGTCTGCCGGCAGATCGCGCAGGCGGCCGCGTTCACGGTCTATCTCAGCGCCACGGCCGGCCAAGCCCCGCACGAACTCTCGTATCTTGGGCGCCTCCTCGGCGAGGCGGCGGGCCAGCCCAGCGAGGCGCTGGCGGAGTTTCGCGTCCTGATGCAACGCCTCGGGATCGGGCGCGCGAAGGGGCGCTGGACCAACTGGTCCTGGGAGGCGAACCCGCACGATTGCGCCGTGATGGCCGACCTGCTGTTCAAGGGCGCGGGCGCGATCGGAATGCGGCGGCGCCCCGCCGACATCGCCGGCTGGCCCGAAGTCCAGCGCGAACTCAGCCCCGTCGCCTTGAGCCCGGCCGAACGGCGCCTCTACGACGCGACATGGCGGGAGTTCCGGCGCGAATGGGGCCTCCTGGGGGGCAGCACCCGCAAGCCGGCGGGCTGGGCCGCCGATCTGCGTTTTCGCCAGAAGGCGAGCCTGCTGCGGGTCGCCGGCACCGCCGCCTTCGCCGACCTCCTGCTGGAGGAGGGGCAGCAGATCGCGGTCTCGGTGGCTTTCCTGGAAACGGGGGACGCCCTCGTGGAGGCCCTGCGGACGGCGGGCTGGCGGGCCGACGCCATCACGGGGACGCGCTCGGGCGAGGCCAACGAGGCGACGCGCCTCGCATTCCAGACCGGAAACCTCGACGCGGTGATCTTCACCGTCACGGAGTCGATTTCGCTGCACGAGGGCGAGATGCCCGGCGGCGAACGCACCCGCGCCCTGATCGTCCACGACCTGCGCCACAGCGCGATTCAACTCGCGCAGATCGAGGGGCGCTGCCACCGCGACGGCCGGCAGGCGACGGTCTACTACGCGCTCGCCGAGGGTACCGTGGAGGAAAGCATCGCCGCCACCGTCGTCGCCCGCATGGCCTCGATGGAGGCCATGACGGGGGAGGACACGACGCTCCTCGACGCCATCGCAGCGGCGATCGGAGCGATTCCGGAGGCGGCCGCGCCCTGA